The region CTGACCGATAACCTGGAAGGACAAGCGCAAAGACCCGATGCGGAGCCAGCTAACGGTGCTGTTCAGCGGTTGCTGTTCAAATCTAGCTTTAGCCCTGATTGCCTGTCAATCCGTTGCAACAGCATTGTTAGCTTGGGGACGCACCGATCGCCCCTCGCGACTGCCCTCACCGACACCATCCTGGGCGCTTTCGCTACCACAGATAACCCTCAAACCACTGCCTCAACCGACCATTTCCTGGGTGCTTTCGGACAAACAGGCAACTCTGAAGAACTAGTGCAAAGACCTGATGCGGAGCCAGCTAACGGCTAAGGTCAGCGGTTGCCGATCGCCCCTAGCGGTGCAGCGATCGCTGTCAATCCGCCGCACTGACATGTTAGCTGGAGCGCACACCGATCGCCACCCCAACCTTGCCTCACCGATCGCCTCCTGGGTGCTTTCGCCATAACCGATCACCCCTCGCGACTGCTGGGCGCTTTCGCTACCACAGATAACCCTCAAACC is a window of Leptolyngbyaceae cyanobacterium JSC-12 DNA encoding:
- a CDS encoding hypothetical protein (IMG reference gene:2510093670~partial gene) translates to MTDNLEGQAQRPDAEPANGAVQRLLFKSSFSPDCLSIRCNSIVSLGTHRSPLATALTDTILGAFATTDNPQTTASTDHFLGAFGQTGNSEELVQRPDAEPANG